From one Suicoccus acidiformans genomic stretch:
- the epsC gene encoding serine O-acetyltransferase EpsC produces the protein MKARNNKRYRLATYIYQEDAAAHSIEEAYRYYPGVTALVMHERAHMHYQRGNFLLARKISEQARFLTGIEIHPGAQIDEPIFIDHGTGLVIGETSIIGPRVKLFHGVTLGGTGKEKDVKRHPTVEHDVLIGTGATILGDVRIGHHSKIGAGALVLEDVPPYATAVGVPARIIQRDPPEGDVTKTSKE, from the coding sequence ATGAAGGCGCGCAATAACAAACGCTACCGTCTTGCGACTTATATCTATCAAGAAGACGCAGCGGCCCATAGCATCGAAGAAGCCTACCGTTACTATCCAGGAGTCACTGCCTTGGTGATGCATGAACGTGCTCATATGCACTACCAGCGAGGAAATTTTCTACTCGCAAGGAAAATATCTGAACAGGCACGTTTTCTAACAGGCATAGAAATTCATCCCGGTGCTCAAATTGATGAACCGATATTTATTGATCACGGCACAGGTCTTGTCATTGGCGAAACGTCAATCATTGGCCCAAGGGTTAAGCTATTCCACGGCGTCACCCTTGGAGGAACCGGTAAAGAAAAAGACGTCAAGCGCCATCCCACAGTTGAACATGATGTGCTCATTGGCACTGGCGCCACAATTCTTGGAGATGTCCGCATTGGCCACCATAGCAAAATCGGTGCCGGAGCGCTCGTCTTAGAAGACGTACCACCTTATGCAACCGCTGTGGGGGTACCAGCACGAATTATTCAAAGAGATCCCCCGGAAGGTGATGTTACTAAAACCTCAAAAGAATAA
- the rpsG gene encoding 30S ribosomal protein S7 encodes MPRKGAVAKRDVLPDPIYNSKLVTRTINRIMVDGKRGKASNILYRAFDIVREETGQDPLEVFEQAMENIMPLLEVKARRVGGSNYQVPVEVRPERRSTLAIRWLVQYARLRGEKSMELRLAREIMDAANNTGAAVKRREDVHKMAEANKAFAHYRW; translated from the coding sequence ATGCCACGTAAAGGAGCCGTAGCAAAACGTGATGTTTTGCCAGATCCAATTTATAATTCTAAATTAGTAACACGTACAATTAACCGTATCATGGTTGATGGTAAACGTGGAAAAGCATCAAACATCTTATACCGTGCTTTTGACATTGTTCGTGAGGAAACTGGTCAAGATCCATTGGAAGTTTTCGAACAAGCGATGGAGAATATTATGCCATTACTTGAGGTTAAAGCTCGTCGTGTAGGGGGTTCTAATTATCAAGTACCGGTTGAGGTTCGTCCAGAACGCCGTTCAACTTTAGCGATTCGTTGGTTAGTTCAATATGCTCGCCTTAGAGGTGAGAAGAGCATGGAGTTACGTCTAGCGCGTGAAATCATGGATGCAGCTAACAATACGGGTGCAGCTGTTAAACGTCGTGAAGATGTTCATAAGATGGCAGAAGCAAATAAAGCATTTGCTCACTATCGTTGGTAA
- a CDS encoding ABC transporter ATP-binding protein — protein sequence MLSVEHLKKTFGDVTAVEDVSFEVKRGQILGLIGQNGSGKTTLFRLILGFLTSEGQGEVLWDGKPYDIELMANQLGYLPEERGLYEKLTIEEQLILFGELRGLSREEVLERMEKWLSRFNVKGQPKDKVETLSKGNQQKVQVIATLLHEPTLLILDEPFSGLDPVNAQLLQEGILTLKEQGSAIIFSSHNMANVEALCDQLVMIHNGQQVLSGTVDEVRRSYGRIKLHIETERWDQQALAELPGVLEVQARGEHEYSLRLASEEVGPRLFHTITGGEYIQQFSQQPPTLEEIFKMKVGELNE from the coding sequence ATGTTAAGTGTGGAGCATTTAAAGAAGACATTTGGAGATGTCACAGCGGTAGAGGATGTGTCTTTCGAAGTAAAACGTGGGCAAATCCTAGGCCTTATTGGACAGAATGGCTCAGGTAAAACAACACTATTTCGGTTAATATTAGGCTTTCTGACGTCTGAAGGACAAGGGGAAGTTCTCTGGGACGGTAAGCCTTATGACATTGAGTTGATGGCAAATCAATTGGGGTATTTGCCAGAAGAGCGGGGACTTTATGAGAAGCTCACGATTGAAGAGCAGTTAATTCTGTTTGGAGAATTGCGGGGTTTGAGTCGTGAAGAAGTGCTAGAGCGAATGGAGAAGTGGCTGTCACGATTTAACGTGAAAGGTCAACCTAAGGATAAGGTTGAAACGTTATCGAAAGGGAATCAGCAGAAGGTCCAAGTAATTGCTACGTTATTGCATGAACCGACCTTGTTGATTTTAGATGAGCCTTTCTCAGGTTTGGACCCGGTGAATGCACAACTCTTGCAAGAAGGGATTCTTACTTTGAAGGAGCAAGGCAGTGCAATTATCTTCTCGAGCCATAATATGGCTAATGTAGAAGCCTTGTGCGATCAATTGGTCATGATACATAATGGCCAGCAAGTTTTAAGCGGGACGGTCGATGAAGTTCGTCGCAGTTACGGAAGGATAAAATTACATATAGAAACCGAACGCTGGGATCAGCAAGCTTTAGCCGAATTGCCTGGAGTTCTTGAAGTCCAAGCCAGAGGAGAGCATGAGTATTCTCTACGCTTAGCGTCAGAAGAAGTTGGGCCAAGGCTCTTTCACACGATTACCGGTGGCGAGTATATTCAACAATTTAGTCAACAGCCACCAACATTAGAAGAGATTTTCAAGATGAAGGTAGGTGAGCTTAATGAGTAA
- a CDS encoding GNAT family N-acetyltransferase, with protein MDLKHEYQAIVYRDDEGKKLAEITYSLTEDADIVAADHTYVSPTLRGQGVAGKLLDELVSVMQKEGKQIKAVCPYVVRKFQEEPEKYNQINADA; from the coding sequence ATGGATTTAAAACATGAATATCAAGCAATCGTATACCGAGATGATGAAGGGAAGAAACTAGCAGAAATTACCTACTCACTAACCGAGGATGCAGACATTGTAGCAGCAGATCATACATATGTCTCACCGACTTTGCGTGGCCAAGGTGTTGCGGGCAAACTACTGGATGAATTGGTTTCGGTGATGCAGAAAGAAGGCAAGCAGATTAAAGCAGTCTGTCCATACGTTGTTCGCAAATTCCAGGAAGAACCCGAGAAATATAATCAAATTAACGCCGATGCATAA
- the cysK gene encoding cysteine synthase A, whose product MLFENIIDTIGKTPLVKLKDADNRASIYVKVESFNPSGSVKDRPVKYILKDLMDQGILKEGDTIIEQTSGNTGVGLAMASASLGLKAMIVMPDTMTVERHRLMQAYGAELVLTPGSEGMAGAKAKAQELSEELDAPIFGQFTNQANVKAHEETTAKEILADLPDVAAFVAGIGTGGTVTGVGKTLKANDANTIIWGVEPTDSPLLSEGKAGSHKIQGIGANFVPDILDQKVIDRIFTVTNDQAIDTMVKLAKTEGILAGVSAGANVYAALQLAEELGAGKKVVTVLPDTGERYLSSGFFGDEGAQ is encoded by the coding sequence ATGTTATTTGAGAATATTATAGACACTATAGGCAAGACACCATTAGTGAAATTAAAAGATGCGGACAACCGCGCTAGCATCTACGTCAAAGTTGAAAGTTTTAATCCAAGCGGGAGCGTAAAAGATCGCCCGGTGAAATATATCCTAAAAGATTTGATGGATCAAGGCATTCTCAAGGAAGGCGATACGATTATCGAACAGACGAGCGGAAATACCGGTGTTGGTCTAGCTATGGCGAGCGCCAGTCTAGGCCTCAAAGCAATGATTGTTATGCCTGACACTATGACTGTTGAACGCCATCGCTTAATGCAAGCCTATGGTGCCGAACTCGTCCTTACCCCTGGTAGCGAAGGAATGGCCGGTGCTAAAGCTAAGGCACAAGAATTGAGCGAAGAATTGGACGCACCTATTTTCGGGCAATTCACCAATCAGGCGAATGTTAAGGCTCATGAAGAAACGACAGCTAAGGAAATTCTGGCTGACCTTCCAGACGTCGCTGCCTTCGTTGCAGGAATTGGAACCGGCGGTACTGTTACAGGTGTCGGCAAGACCCTTAAAGCCAATGATGCAAATACAATTATTTGGGGCGTCGAACCCACTGACTCACCCCTTCTATCTGAAGGAAAGGCCGGCTCACATAAAATTCAAGGCATTGGGGCGAATTTCGTACCAGACATTCTTGACCAAAAGGTCATCGACCGCATCTTTACCGTGACAAACGACCAAGCCATCGACACCATGGTCAAACTTGCCAAGACCGAAGGTATTCTAGCCGGGGTTTCTGCAGGCGCGAATGTCTACGCAGCCTTGCAACTGGCAGAAGAATTAGGCGCCGGCAAGAAAGTGGTCACTGTCTTACCAGATACAGGTGAGCGATACTTATCATCAGGATTCTTTGGCGATGAAGGCGCGCAATAA
- a CDS encoding ABC transporter permease — translation MSKLWVITKSVYRRNVKSWGFVAMVLTPLIFLVIALGVGYLGNQAAVGQSVNLALVVDDVNLQKQFEASESENTYILVDSEEEGREQLISGQADAMLVVEMTGNGPTGKLYKRQGTDAINLSVEEAIMIRSQTAQVGERLGLTSQELFALMNQNSKIETIEIDISETGDLVVNPDNDIQRIVRTGVAYVILMFLFIFLVYYMQLIVEEIAKEKGSRVMEIVMSSMSATQHFFGKILGILLLIATHLAIYITLFLLVLLLNRQFGWVQVDLPPVIMLVAQAFVQDNRDIFLWSGAFAIIGALIYLALSAFFGSLASKVEDAQRVNTPMIFTILFGFYIGIFGLMSTSSLIVRIGSYIPFFTPFVMPIRIAHYSVSTTELWVMLGVCLLFIVGCFWLATAFYQSNVLTYSDKGVWHTLKRSMNLKRNA, via the coding sequence ATGAGTAAGCTATGGGTGATTACCAAGAGTGTCTATCGGCGAAATGTGAAATCCTGGGGCTTTGTCGCCATGGTATTAACGCCCCTCATCTTTCTTGTGATAGCCTTAGGCGTAGGCTATTTGGGAAATCAGGCGGCAGTAGGCCAGAGTGTAAATTTAGCCCTTGTGGTAGATGATGTGAACTTACAAAAGCAATTCGAGGCTTCGGAGAGTGAGAATACGTACATCCTCGTAGATTCTGAAGAAGAGGGTAGAGAGCAGCTTATAAGTGGCCAAGCAGACGCCATGCTTGTGGTCGAAATGACAGGTAATGGACCAACGGGCAAACTTTATAAGAGGCAGGGAACTGATGCCATCAATCTTTCAGTTGAAGAGGCAATCATGATTAGATCCCAAACGGCTCAGGTTGGAGAGCGATTAGGATTGACGTCCCAGGAACTTTTCGCCTTGATGAATCAGAATTCGAAGATTGAAACGATTGAAATTGATATAAGCGAAACTGGGGACCTTGTGGTCAATCCCGATAATGATATTCAGCGAATCGTTCGTACCGGTGTTGCTTATGTTATCTTAATGTTTCTCTTCATCTTCTTGGTCTATTATATGCAACTGATTGTTGAAGAAATTGCCAAGGAGAAAGGTTCACGGGTGATGGAAATCGTCATGTCCAGTATGTCAGCCACCCAACATTTCTTTGGGAAGATTCTTGGCATTCTGCTTCTGATTGCCACGCATTTGGCGATTTATATCACTTTATTCTTGCTTGTTCTTCTTTTAAACCGGCAGTTTGGATGGGTGCAAGTAGATTTGCCACCTGTAATAATGTTAGTAGCTCAAGCTTTCGTTCAAGATAACCGAGATATATTCTTGTGGAGTGGTGCTTTTGCAATCATTGGAGCATTGATTTACCTAGCTTTAAGTGCTTTCTTTGGCTCCCTCGCTTCCAAAGTTGAAGACGCACAGCGGGTGAATACACCAATGATATTTACCATTCTATTTGGCTTTTATATCGGAATATTTGGGCTAATGTCTACATCCAGTTTGATCGTTAGAATAGGCTCCTATATCCCCTTCTTTACCCCTTTTGTTATGCCGATTCGTATCGCACATTATAGCGTGAGTACGACCGAGCTGTGGGTCATGCTGGGTGTTTGCCTGCTTTTTATCGTTGGATGCTTCTGGCTTGCAACTGCCTTCTATCAAAGCAACGTCTTGACGTATAGCGATAAAGGCGTCTGGCATACATTAAAGCGGTCAATGAATTTGAAGCGCAATGCTTAA
- the rpsL gene encoding 30S ribosomal protein S12 → MPTINQLIRKPRKSKSTKSNSPALNVGYNSQKRKTTTTMSPQKRGVCTRVGTMTPKKPNSALRKYARVRLSNLMEVTAYIPGEGHNLQEHSVVLIRGGRVKDLPGVRYHIVRGALDTAGVNDRKQSRSKYGAKKPRG, encoded by the coding sequence ATGCCTACAATTAATCAATTGATTCGTAAACCACGTAAATCTAAGTCTACGAAATCAAACTCACCAGCATTAAACGTTGGCTACAACAGCCAAAAACGTAAAACTACGACGACAATGTCACCACAAAAACGTGGCGTATGTACTCGTGTTGGTACAATGACACCTAAGAAACCGAACTCAGCTCTACGTAAATACGCGCGTGTTCGTTTATCTAACTTAATGGAAGTGACTGCTTATATTCCAGGGGAAGGTCACAACCTACAAGAGCACAGTGTCGTACTTATTCGCGGTGGACGTGTGAAAGACTTACCAGGGGTACGTTACCATATTGTCCGCGGTGCGCTTGACACAGCTGGTGTTAACGACCGTAAACAAAGCCGTTCTAAATACGGTGCTAAGAAACCTAGAGGTTAA
- the fusA gene encoding elongation factor G produces MAKREFSLENTRNIGIMAHIDAGKTTTSERILYYTGKIHKIGETHDGGAQMDWMEQEQERGITITSAATTAAWKGHRVNIIDTPGHVDFTVEVERSLRVLDGAITVLDAQSGVEPQTETVWRQATTYGVPRIIFVNKMDKIGANFLYAVQTVHDRLQANAVPVQLPIGAEDNFTGIIDLVELKAYNYGDDLGNDIQEIDIPEDMQDLVEEQRTVLIEAVADYDEDIMMAYLEGEEIAVEDLKAAIRQATLDVELFPAFCGSAFKNKGVQLLLDGVIDYLPSPLEVPPIIGIEPGTEKEIEHHADDSEAFAALAFKVMTDPFVGRLTFFRVYSGTLESGSYVLNATKDKRERVGRILQMHANHREEIPEVFSGDIAAAVGLKDTGTGDTLCDPSEPVILESMEFPEPVINVAIEPDSKADQDKMSQALAKLAEEDPTFKATTDHETGQTIIAGMGELHLDIIVDRLKREFKVSATVGAPQVSYRETFRKSTQAEGKFVRQSGGKGQYGHVWIEFAPNEEGAGFEFEDAIVGGVVPREYIPAVESGLEDALENGVLAGYPLVDIKAKLYDGSYHDVDSSETAFKVAASLALREAAKSADPVILEPMMDVEITVPEEYLGDVMGHVNSRRGRIEGTTARGNAQIVKSFIPLSEMFGYATTLRSATQGRGTFTMQFDHYEAVPKSIQEEIMAQHSGK; encoded by the coding sequence ATGGCGAAAAGAGAATTTTCTCTTGAAAATACGCGTAATATTGGGATCATGGCCCATATCGACGCGGGTAAAACAACGACGAGTGAACGTATTCTGTACTACACTGGTAAAATCCATAAAATTGGTGAAACTCACGATGGTGGGGCACAAATGGACTGGATGGAGCAAGAACAAGAACGTGGAATTACGATTACATCTGCTGCAACAACAGCTGCATGGAAAGGTCACCGCGTAAACATTATCGATACCCCAGGTCACGTGGACTTTACTGTTGAGGTAGAGCGTTCTCTTCGTGTCCTAGACGGTGCGATTACTGTTCTTGACGCACAATCAGGTGTAGAACCTCAAACAGAAACAGTTTGGCGTCAAGCAACTACTTACGGTGTACCACGTATTATCTTCGTAAACAAGATGGATAAAATCGGTGCGAACTTCCTATATGCAGTTCAAACGGTTCATGACCGTCTTCAAGCAAATGCTGTACCAGTTCAATTACCAATTGGTGCTGAAGATAACTTCACAGGTATCATCGACTTAGTTGAGCTAAAAGCTTACAACTATGGTGATGATTTAGGAAATGACATCCAAGAGATTGATATTCCTGAAGATATGCAAGATCTTGTCGAAGAGCAACGTACAGTGCTTATCGAAGCAGTTGCAGACTATGACGAAGACATCATGATGGCTTACCTTGAAGGTGAAGAAATTGCTGTCGAAGATTTGAAAGCTGCAATTCGTCAAGCAACACTTGATGTTGAGTTATTCCCAGCTTTCTGTGGATCTGCATTTAAGAACAAAGGGGTTCAATTACTTCTAGACGGTGTTATTGATTACTTACCGTCACCACTTGAAGTTCCACCAATTATTGGTATCGAACCAGGTACTGAGAAAGAAATTGAACACCATGCAGATGATTCTGAAGCATTTGCAGCTTTAGCCTTCAAGGTTATGACCGACCCATTCGTTGGACGTTTAACATTCTTCCGCGTTTATTCAGGAACATTAGAATCAGGTTCTTATGTCTTGAATGCGACGAAAGATAAGCGTGAACGTGTTGGACGTATCCTTCAAATGCATGCGAACCACCGTGAAGAAATTCCAGAAGTTTTCTCAGGTGATATCGCTGCAGCGGTTGGTTTGAAAGACACCGGTACAGGGGACACCTTGTGTGATCCATCTGAACCAGTTATCCTTGAGTCAATGGAATTCCCTGAGCCAGTTATCAACGTTGCGATTGAACCAGATTCAAAAGCAGACCAAGATAAGATGTCTCAAGCTTTAGCGAAATTAGCTGAAGAAGATCCAACCTTCAAAGCGACAACAGACCATGAAACAGGTCAAACAATCATCGCTGGTATGGGTGAGTTGCACTTGGATATCATCGTTGACCGCTTGAAACGTGAGTTTAAAGTATCAGCAACAGTTGGTGCACCTCAAGTTTCATACCGTGAAACATTCCGTAAATCAACACAAGCCGAAGGTAAATTCGTTCGTCAATCAGGTGGTAAAGGTCAATACGGTCACGTATGGATTGAATTCGCCCCTAATGAAGAAGGTGCCGGCTTTGAATTCGAAGATGCGATTGTTGGTGGGGTAGTTCCTCGCGAATACATTCCAGCTGTTGAATCAGGATTGGAAGACGCATTGGAGAATGGTGTCCTAGCAGGTTATCCACTTGTGGATATCAAGGCGAAATTATACGATGGATCATACCACGATGTCGACTCATCTGAGACGGCCTTCAAGGTAGCAGCATCCTTAGCGCTTCGTGAAGCAGCTAAATCAGCTGATCCAGTTATCTTAGAACCAATGATGGACGTAGAAATTACAGTACCTGAAGAGTATTTAGGAGACGTAATGGGTCACGTTAACTCTCGTCGTGGACGTATTGAAGGAACAACTGCACGTGGTAACGCGCAAATTGTTAAATCATTCATCCCACTTTCAGAGATGTTCGGTTACGCTACAACCCTACGTTCAGCAACCCAAGGTCGTGGTACATTTACAATGCAATTCGACCATTACGAAGCGGTGCCAAAATCTATTCAGGAAGAAATTATGGCACAACATAGCGGGAAATAA
- a CDS encoding mechanosensitive ion channel: protein METFLKTVMEELPGLVGAVSLLVLALIVAWFVKRSSLMLMSRFDFRDKFQAWGIAKSESEAKALSETVASLLYFLVLLLFLPSILSGLNIGRELDSLQQLFRGIVSYIPNILLAVVIFSVGLYFCSFIRRISQNLFEGLNLDVWIAKVTGQAKESVSDKRLAEVLASVVYVLLFIPILTLSMETLGIEAISKPILSLLNQLLAFMPKLFVAIILLIFGGFLARLLGDLVEGLLKTSGIDRYSQYLNVRGEASINISQIIGASVKIILFLFFLVESISVMELEVLNLIGKGVIAYLPSVISAVMLMSFGFITANVLAQFLKRVYGSYVIAEIARYIVLGLAIFMTLDQLQIAQRIVNASFIIILSALAVTFALAFGLGGRDFAAKQLEHLDKVIHDAEQDATDKADEEAE, encoded by the coding sequence ATGGAAACATTTCTGAAGACGGTGATGGAAGAGTTGCCCGGACTTGTCGGGGCAGTCTCCTTGTTAGTTCTTGCCTTAATTGTTGCTTGGTTTGTTAAACGCTCATCTTTAATGCTAATGAGTCGCTTTGATTTTCGGGATAAATTTCAAGCCTGGGGTATAGCCAAAAGCGAAAGTGAAGCGAAGGCTTTGAGCGAGACGGTGGCGTCTTTATTGTATTTCCTTGTGCTTCTTTTATTTCTGCCAAGTATTCTCTCAGGCTTGAATATTGGTCGAGAGTTGGATAGCTTGCAGCAATTATTCAGAGGCATTGTTAGCTATATTCCCAATATTCTACTAGCGGTAGTGATATTCAGTGTGGGGCTTTATTTCTGTAGTTTTATTCGACGCATTAGCCAGAATTTATTCGAGGGTTTAAATTTAGATGTCTGGATAGCGAAAGTGACCGGTCAAGCCAAGGAATCAGTGAGCGATAAGCGCCTGGCTGAAGTCCTAGCATCGGTTGTATATGTCTTATTGTTTATTCCAATTTTAACGTTATCTATGGAAACCTTAGGGATTGAGGCAATTTCGAAGCCGATACTTAGCTTGTTGAATCAATTGTTAGCCTTCATGCCGAAATTATTTGTAGCGATTATCTTGTTAATATTTGGGGGCTTCTTAGCTCGCTTATTAGGCGATCTTGTTGAAGGCCTGTTGAAAACCTCAGGAATCGATCGTTACTCCCAGTATTTAAATGTCCGTGGAGAAGCTTCCATCAATATTTCGCAAATTATTGGCGCGAGCGTCAAGATTATTCTCTTTCTCTTCTTTCTTGTAGAGAGCATTTCGGTGATGGAGCTAGAAGTTTTGAATTTGATAGGTAAAGGTGTCATAGCCTATCTGCCATCAGTGATTAGCGCAGTGATGCTGATGTCTTTTGGCTTCATTACGGCTAATGTGCTAGCTCAATTCTTAAAGAGGGTGTATGGAAGTTACGTCATTGCAGAAATTGCCCGCTATATTGTTTTAGGACTTGCTATCTTCATGACTTTGGATCAGCTACAAATTGCCCAACGGATTGTCAACGCTAGCTTTATCATTATCCTTAGTGCTCTAGCGGTAACTTTCGCCTTGGCTTTTGGCTTAGGGGGGCGTGATTTCGCTGCCAAGCAGTTGGAGCATTTAGATAAGGTCATCCATGATGCCGAGCAAGATGCAACAGATAAAGCAGATGAGGAAGCGGAATAA
- the tuf gene encoding elongation factor Tu, with protein MAKEKYERTKPHVNIGTLGHVDHGKTTTSAAIATVLAKHGFGGDAADYASIDNAPEEKERGITINTSHIEYETANRHYAHIDAPGHADYVKNMITGAAQMDGAILVVSAADGPMPQTREHILLSRQVGVPYFVVYLNKADMVDDEELLELVELEVRDLLSEYDYPGDDVPVIVGSSLKALEGDETYEQRILDLMEAVDEYIPEPERDTDKPFMMPVEDVFSISGRGTVATGRVERGRVSVGDEVEIVGIKDTAKTTVTGVEMFRKMLDYAEAGDNIGALLRGVGREDVERGQVLAAPGTITPHTKFKAEVYVLSKEEGGRHTPFFSNYRPQFYFRTTDVTGVVELPEGTEMVMPGDNVSMDVELIHPIAIEQGTRFSIREGGRTVGAGTVTEITE; from the coding sequence ATGGCAAAAGAAAAATACGAACGCACGAAACCCCATGTTAATATTGGGACATTAGGTCACGTTGACCACGGTAAAACTACAACTTCTGCAGCAATCGCTACAGTTTTAGCTAAGCATGGTTTCGGTGGAGACGCAGCTGACTACGCTTCTATCGATAACGCTCCAGAAGAAAAAGAACGTGGAATCACAATCAACACGTCTCACATCGAGTACGAAACTGCTAACCGTCACTACGCACATATCGATGCGCCAGGACACGCGGACTACGTTAAAAACATGATTACTGGTGCTGCTCAAATGGACGGTGCGATCTTAGTTGTATCTGCAGCTGATGGTCCAATGCCACAAACTCGTGAGCACATCCTATTGTCACGTCAAGTGGGTGTTCCTTACTTCGTAGTTTACTTAAACAAAGCTGATATGGTTGACGATGAAGAGTTATTAGAACTTGTTGAATTAGAAGTTCGTGACTTATTATCTGAATACGACTATCCAGGTGATGATGTTCCAGTTATCGTTGGTTCTTCATTAAAAGCTCTTGAAGGTGACGAAACTTACGAACAACGCATCCTAGACTTAATGGAAGCTGTTGATGAGTACATTCCAGAACCAGAACGCGACACTGACAAACCATTCATGATGCCAGTTGAGGACGTATTCTCAATCTCTGGTCGTGGTACAGTTGCTACAGGTCGTGTTGAGCGTGGACGAGTTTCAGTTGGTGACGAAGTTGAAATTGTTGGTATCAAAGATACAGCGAAAACAACTGTTACTGGTGTTGAAATGTTCCGTAAGATGTTAGACTACGCAGAAGCTGGTGACAACATTGGTGCCCTTCTACGTGGTGTAGGCCGTGAAGACGTTGAGCGTGGTCAAGTATTGGCTGCTCCTGGAACAATCACGCCACATACTAAATTTAAAGCTGAAGTTTACGTTCTTTCTAAAGAAGAAGGTGGACGTCATACACCATTCTTCTCTAACTACCGCCCACAATTCTACTTCCGTACAACAGACGTTACAGGTGTTGTTGAATTACCAGAAGGTACAGAAATGGTAATGCCTGGTGATAACGTATCTATGGACGTTGAATTGATTCACCCAATCGCGATCGAGCAAGGAACTCGCTTCTCTATCCGTGAAGGTGGACGTACTGTAGGTGCTGGTACTGTTACTGAAATCACTGAATAA